One genomic segment of Belonocnema kinseyi isolate 2016_QV_RU_SX_M_011 chromosome 2, B_treatae_v1, whole genome shotgun sequence includes these proteins:
- the LOC117166876 gene encoding shugoshin 2-like: MPSVSKHRKIKRPTVIIKRTQCPRNRPPKVRTPSYEKLKNNNHSLARALSQEKQESQSLFSQNVSLVAQVHDLGFACKRRDDIIVNILKNAKEMLKMMVTMTNYLTNTISSCQEFTTNPSNSFRSSTQSSGRESTRRLSTKSPARGVVKPMVSGHTITKPTINLSRVNMQNIQNVLSLATIEEATSSPERSSASPSSVASRSPSTRINEVVPRRQLNYENRRVCRLPERIPVVVMTDDVDESRLSSRSRISDRFSGKFSKRKSGSLPENRVKKRSIDRQSNGIDHFQIKSPRVALSDVSRLLQNSQTVNVRTLEENSMMDETLGINSTINSQNSRDCTQSPEKNVVFNLSDSDSDSGVCRNLPSGPMSSKLTPEPKKQKSSNLDRSSLFNKSSSSDKLNLNKSTELNGSVNYKQCNGSKKPKLSTTLTNDDPLEGSSWMFNGSQSRSSSNSDNLSSGSESPENVRFKGTRASISHNELSSFTLKPPIKSSDQAQTIRSDSPRRSENSKPKSIESSPEEITMNFARFVTKHRGHSAVEEVDDFDDMEDPTIMLNIRQQTQKSRFNIDDLRLPTIDSPVVTGPPPEPEITSTINIVAINGVHREPMYDMPNLSLPRISDFPIPQAQTPVPEKKEKGQRKRKKKNVTEPAGEAEQTVSKPTKKKAKNKIVVQDKDPSAAKVVLQKLPAQERKISEESVRSGRNSGAAQPDPSSDSESSNASSRYASTRPRRHKAPMNLQEPSLTKKLRRQE; this comes from the exons atgcCCTCCGTTTCGAAACACCGCAAAATTAAAAGGCCGACCGTCATTATTAAAAGGACACAATGCCCGAGAAACCGACCGCCAAAAGTTCGCACTCCCt cgtatgaaaaattgaaaaacaacaaTCATTCGTTAGCGAGGGCTCTGTCACAAGAAAAACAAGAGAGCCAAtctcttttttctcaaaatgtatcTCTTGTAGCTCAAGTTCACGATTTAGGATTCGCTTGTAAAAGACGTGAT gatataATCGTTAACATCCTAAAAAATGCGAAAGAGATGCTTAAGATGATGGTCACGATGACCAATTACCTAACAAATACGATATCATCTTGCCAGGAATTTACTACTAACCCTTCAAACAGTTTTCGATCGTCTACACAATCTTCAG gacGAGAGTCGACCCGGAGATTGTCCACAAAATCGCCCGCTAGGGGCGTTGTGAAACCGATGGTTAGTGGACACACGATCACAAAACCAACAATTAATTTGAGCAGGGTTAATatgcaaaatattcaaaatgtattgaGCTTAGCAACTATCGAAGAAGCAACTTCTTCTCCTGAGAGAAGCTCTGCTTCTCCATCGAGCGTTGCATCCAGAAGTCCTTCCACTAGAATAAATGAAGTAGTTCCTCGTAGACAACTAAATTAC GAGAATAGAAGAGTCTGCAGGCTGCCTGAGCGAATTCCTGTTGTCGTTATGACTGATg ACGTAGATGAAAGCAGACTAAGCAGCAGATCAAGAATCTCAGACCGTTTCTCGGGCAAATTTTCTAAACGAAAATCTGGAAGTTTGCCTGaaaatcgagtgaaaaaacgCAGCATTGATCGACAGAGCAATGGGATTgatcactttcaaataaaaagtcctCGAGTAGCTTTAAGCGATGTATCGCGTCTGCTGCAAAATTCTCAAACAGTCAATGTCCGAACG CTCGAAGAAAATTCTATGATGGACGAAACGCTGGGCATTAACTCGACAATAAATTCCCAAAATTCTCGAGATTGTACTCAATCACCAGAGAAAAATGTGGTATTTAATCTTTCAGACTCTGATAGCGATTCGGGAGTCTGTAGAAATTTACCCTCAGGACCGATGAGCAGTAAATTGACTCCCGAGCCTAAAAAACAGAAATCTAGTAACCTAGATAGATCAAGTCTTTTCAATAAATCTAGTTCTTCCGATAAGCTGAACCTGAATAAATCGACAGAGTTAAATGGTAGTGTGAACTACAAACAATGCAACGGTTCTAAAAAACCGAAACTGAGCACAACCCTCACGAACGATGATCCCCTCGAAGGATCGAGCTGGATGTTCAATGGTTCTCAAAGCAGATCTTCTTCAAACAGCGACAACCTCTCGTCTGGTTCCGAAAGTCCTGAAAATGTTCGTTTCAAAGGAACTCGAGCCAGCATATCTCACAATGAATTAAGTTCTTTCACTCTTAAACCACCGATAAAATCATCAGATCAGGCCCAAACGATTAGAAGCGATTCTCCCAGAAGGAGCGAAAACTCGAAGCCAAAATCGATTGAAAGTTCTCCCGAGGAAATAACTATGAACTTCGCCCGTTTTGTTACCAAGCATCGAGGACACTCTGCAGTTGAAGAAGTCGATGATTTCGATGATATGGAGGATCCTACGATTATGTTGAATATTCGACAGCAAACCCAGAAGTCGAGATTCAATATCGATGATTTGAGGTTGCCGACAATAGACAGTCCGGTTGTTACTGGACCTCCACCCGAGCCGGAAATTACGAGCACTATTAATATCGTAGCGATAAACGGTGTTCATAGAGAACCGATGTACGACATGCCCAACTTGAGTCTCCCTCGGATTTCAGACTTTCCAATTCCACAGGCACAAACCCCCGTTccggagaaaaaagaaaaagggcagaggaaaagaaaaaaaaagaatgttactgAACCAGCTGGTGAGGCAGAACAAACAGTTTCTAAGCCGACAAAGAAGAAGGCGAAAAATAAGATTGTTGTTCAGGATAAAGATCCCAGTGCAGCTAAAGTCGTTTTGCAAAAGCTACCAGCACAGGAGAGGAAAATTTCGGAGGAATCTGTGCGATCTGG CAGGAACTCGGGAGCAGCACAGCCAGATCCATCAAGTGATTCTGAAAGTAGCAATGCTAGCAGCAGGTATGCCTCTACTAGACCTAGGCGTCATAAAGCTCCAATGAACTTACAAGAGCCTAGTTTAACGAA AAAACTGAGGAGGCAAGAATAA